The Chryseolinea soli genome contains a region encoding:
- a CDS encoding ribose-phosphate diphosphokinase yields the protein MENSVKLYATSTAVELAGKIATALGLPLHYIQTEKFSDGELSVRFNESVRGQMVFLVAKVNMPYEHFFEMLMTVDAARRSSAKEVVLVLPYLPHSRQERRDGQRTSISSRMVADIIQLMGADRIITLDLHTNAIEGFYKIPLDPLSSLRLFCDHIKNSGLDHLCLCSPDFGGIKRIREYKKHLDAEMVVINKERLKANQVAHMEIIGEVKNRNIIIVDDLVDTAGTLCKAADVLMEHGATSVRAYCTHGVLSGAALDTIQNSQLQKLCISDTVNEKFEHPKIEVVSCAPLLARAIEHLVNNKSLSVLDKVS from the coding sequence ATGGAAAATTCGGTAAAACTTTACGCCACCTCCACTGCTGTTGAACTTGCGGGAAAGATCGCCACTGCGCTCGGTTTGCCCCTTCACTATATTCAAACTGAAAAGTTCTCCGACGGCGAACTGTCGGTACGCTTCAATGAAAGCGTCCGTGGCCAGATGGTGTTCCTGGTCGCGAAGGTAAACATGCCCTACGAGCACTTCTTCGAAATGCTCATGACGGTGGACGCCGCCCGGCGCTCGTCGGCGAAGGAGGTCGTGCTGGTTTTGCCCTATCTTCCCCACAGCCGCCAGGAGCGCCGTGACGGCCAGCGCACTTCCATTTCTTCGCGCATGGTGGCCGACATTATTCAGTTGATGGGGGCCGACCGCATCATCACGCTCGACCTGCACACCAATGCCATCGAAGGTTTTTATAAAATACCCCTTGACCCGTTGTCGTCACTTCGGCTGTTCTGCGACCACATCAAGAACTCGGGGCTCGATCACCTCTGTCTTTGCAGCCCCGATTTCGGCGGCATCAAGCGCATTCGCGAATACAAAAAACACCTTGACGCCGAAATGGTCGTCATCAACAAAGAGCGACTCAAAGCCAATCAGGTGGCGCATATGGAGATCATCGGGGAAGTAAAGAACCGGAACATCATCATTGTCGACGACCTGGTGGACACGGCGGGTACGCTTTGCAAGGCGGCCGATGTGTTGATGGAACATGGTGCGACCTCGGTGCGCGCCTATTGTACCCATGGCGTGTTGAGCGGTGCGGCGCTGGACACCATTCAAAACTCACAACTTCAGAAATTATGTATTTCCGATACGGTGAACGAAAAGTTCGAGCACCCCAAAATTGAAGTGGTCAGTTGTGCTCCTTTGCTTGCCCGTGCCATCGAGCACCTGGTGAACAACAAAAGCCTGTCGGTGTTGGATAAGGTATCGTAA
- a CDS encoding DUF3667 domain-containing protein: MNSTSTTCRACQTEGTGKFCSNCGQSLVIKKVTLPYLLHEVFHFFTHLDKGIGYTLKHLITSPGTMQRDFLAGNRNRHQKPFSMYFVAASVAALGLYWINYVILHYHHVGGGSEMAFFNKYLVMMLLVIIPASALLTWLFFYNSEFGFAEIGVMQLYMLSIFFLMVMLIQFLKLIWPALETRYIELPCFLVYTVFTFKNFFLYQAKWKVILKAIACGLIFYLSVINLQDFIVERYMH, from the coding sequence ATGAATTCGACATCCACGACCTGTAGGGCTTGTCAAACGGAAGGTACAGGGAAATTTTGCAGCAACTGCGGGCAGTCTCTCGTGATCAAGAAGGTGACCCTGCCCTACCTGCTCCACGAGGTGTTCCATTTTTTTACGCACCTGGATAAGGGCATCGGCTACACGCTAAAACATCTCATCACCTCTCCCGGCACCATGCAGCGTGACTTCCTGGCCGGGAACCGGAACCGGCATCAAAAGCCTTTTTCCATGTACTTCGTCGCCGCGTCCGTGGCAGCCCTGGGGCTGTATTGGATCAACTATGTGATCTTGCATTACCATCACGTGGGCGGGGGAAGCGAGATGGCGTTCTTTAATAAATACCTGGTCATGATGCTGCTAGTCATCATTCCGGCAAGCGCGTTGCTGACCTGGCTCTTCTTTTACAACAGTGAATTCGGATTTGCCGAGATCGGCGTGATGCAGCTGTATATGCTTTCGATCTTTTTCCTGATGGTCATGCTGATCCAGTTTCTAAAATTGATCTGGCCAGCGCTGGAGACCCGCTACATTGAACTGCCGTGTTTTTTGGTGTATACCGTATTCACCTTTAAAAACTTCTTCCTGTATCAGGCAAAATGGAAAGTGATCCTGAAGGCTATCGCCTGCGGACTGATTTTCTATCTCTCCGTCATCAACCTGCAGGATTTTATTGTAGAACGGTATATGCACTGA